A genomic segment from Synchiropus splendidus isolate RoL2022-P1 chromosome 18, RoL_Sspl_1.0, whole genome shotgun sequence encodes:
- the sox18 gene encoding transcription factor Sox-18A gives MNLVDSGLSRETLLHRGQVSLRDPWASRTPSPSSDPEMGFEQNLSGDCSSPEGLGSGSLKRGEARISERHSPELTSSLAAGANDGKATGGEQRIRRPMNAFMVWAKDERKRLALQNPDLHNAVLSKMLGQSWKALNATDKRPFVEEAERLRVQHLQDHPNYKYRPRRKKTTKKLKRVEPGILLQSLAQGGASALGLGSGISSFGSESGSGNSGYGHLGGHHSHPTHSHHLLPSVCHFKDLQTAGHPEPESYGLPTPEMSPLDVLEDGGESVFFPQHMQDESAVGGWSGYNHTLHHHSFHYSHAYNSQQNTMHSASLAHSQTAGSSGGSPLNATLSPSRSSRLSCVESNSSISTTVFSSAVNTRLNPTQSSSPHITLRSSIKCPPPPPDTSSSPYPTSTLPETNKPQQPPLCAGPVGYFSQIYRGSGQNQYNSPNLGQLSPPPESSPLLSSSSTQASTFLSPLDPDTSTHLGSSSSAEFWSEVNRQEYDQYVQREQAYGACGGSSKALVGRSGNSLGGSNVGGIINREFSSMMGGAGGCDDGISPLISALSDASSAVYYSACITG, from the exons ATGAATTTGGTAGACTCCGGTTTATCCAGAGAAACTcttctccatcgaggtcaggtGTCACTCAGAGACCCTTGGGCCTCTCGAACACCGAGTCCTTCTTCTGACCCTGAAATGGGTTTCGAGCAGAACCTGTCTGGAGACTGCAGTTCTCCTGAAGGACTTGGAAGCGGAAGCCTCAAAAGAGGGGAAGCCAGGATTTCGGAACGGCACAGTCCGGAGTTGACCTCAAGTTTGGCGGCAGGTGCGAATGATGGAAAAGCCACGGGAGGTGAACAGAGGATCCGAAGGCCCATGAACGCCTTCATGGTTTGGGCCAAAGACGAGAGGAAGCGGCTTGCTCTGCAGAACCCCGACCTACACAACGCTGTGCTCAGCAAAATGCTCG GTCAGTCTTGGAAGGCATTGAACGCCACAGACAAGCGGCCGTTTGTGGAGGAAGCCGAACGTCTCCGGGTCCAACACCTCCAGGATCATCCGAACTACAAGTACCGCCCTCGTCGCAAGAAGACCACAAAAAAGCTAAAGCGGGTTGAGCCGGGGATCTTGCTCCAGAGCTTGGCCCAAGGAGGAGCATCTGCCCTCGGATTGGGTTCTGGTAtcagctctttcggctcagaaagCGGCTCGGGAAATTCTGGTTATGGTCATTTGGGCGGCCATCACTCGCATCCGACCCACTCGCACCACTTATTACCCTCCGTCTGTCACTTCAAGGACCTGCAGACTGCGGGGCACCCAGAGCCCGAGAGCTACGGGCTTCCCACTCCAGAGATGTCTCCTTTGGATGTTCTGGAGGATGGAGGTGAATCTGTGTTTTTCCCTCAACATATGCAGGACGAGAGTGCAGTGGGAGGCTGGAGTGGGTACAACCACACCCTGCACCATCATAGCTTCCATTACAGCCATGCTTACAACAGCCAGCAGAACACAATGCACAGCGCATCATTGGCACACAGTCAGACTGCCGGATCCAGCGGAGGCTCCCCTCTGAACGCGACCCTGAGTCCAAGCAGAAGCTCAAGACTGTCATGTGTCGAGTCAAATTCAAGCATTAGCACCACTGTCTTTTCGAGCGCAGTCAATACCAGGTTAAACCCAACACAGTCTTCAAGCCCGCACATTACTCTGAGGAGCTCTATAAAGtgtcctccacctccccctgaCACGTCTTCCAGTCCATACCCGACTTCTACCCTCCCTGAGACGAACAAGCCTCAGCAACCGCCTCTGTGCGCAGGCCCGGTGGGCTACTTCAGTCAGATCTACAGAGGCAGTGGTCAAAACCAGTACAACTCTCCCAACCTGGGCCAGCTTTCACCCCCACCCGAATCTTCTCCAttgctctcttcctcctctacaCAGGCGTCAACATTCCTATCCCCGCTAGACCCAGACACTTCCACCCATCTAGGCTCGTCCTCCTCAGCTGAGTTCTGGTCAGAGGTGAACAGGCAGGAGTATGATCAGTATGTACAGAGGGAGCAGGCCTATGGCGCATGCGGAGGAAGCTCCAAGGCCCTGGTAGGACGCAGCGGTAACAGCTTAGGCGGTAGCAACGTCGGCGGAATCATCAACAGGGAGTTCAGCAGCATGATGGGTGGGGCGGGAGGGTGCGACGACGGAATCAGTCCTCTCATATCTGCTCTGTCTGACGCCAGCAGTGCTGTCTACTACAGCGCCTGCatcactggatga